In the genome of Primulina tabacum isolate GXHZ01 chromosome 13, ASM2559414v2, whole genome shotgun sequence, the window tattaattcaaatagattaaaaatctcaaataagaaaagctaaaatatatttttttcgatGTTTGTATTTAATGtagtttattataattaatcttAGCCTTATTTGTTTTCAAGATTGGAAAGTAAACCAGGATTCTAAATGTTCGTTGTACTTTCGTAAAAAATTATCATTTACTGATTAAGCTATTAGTTGTAATTTTATCAATGagaattatataattatatattataatctTAAATTATAGTTTGCGATTAAGTAGATGCGTCCATAATGTATGAATTTGGCACGAAGTATCAGAAATTAAAATATAGTACGTATTTTTTTCATGTTGTCAAGATCTTAGatatttatgttatatattttatttttttggacgTACGTATTTTTGAATTTAGTTGAAGTATTCTCCATTATGATATTATGGATCTtgatacatatatttttttaatcaataaaattttgtcacgtaatatttttttattcgtATTTAATTTAGCCCAACCAGCTACAAAATAATAAACAACTTAGTTTGTTATAATCAGAACTTTAATTCCAAATTTATGTTAGCAATTTTCATTGAAATGTCATCATTTTTGGTGTCAGGTCAACATTCAAGTGAAATATGACTAAAATCGAGAAAATGCAAATTAGGGTACTAAAATTGTAAGTTGACAAATAACGTAGTACCTATACTTTCCATTTTACCAAAATCTATAATTGGTGGTAATATCGCAGCTAAAATCTCTTAAACCGTGCAGTGACTCAAGCACCTTATTTCGATTACTCTATCTAATATGAACAATTATTGCACATAATAATCTTGCTATCAATAACTGCAATATTGCAATTAATGAGGAACAAACTCATGACCTTAGCTCTAATAGAAAGTGTATGACCAAATATTTGCCGATTTACTAAAAGTTAATGCTGTGATGAACGATgcaattcaaattttttaaactatATAATAAGTCAAGCACTATTTTTTGATTGTTATACTCAACAGAaataattattgcacccaacaaataAACGACaaaaaattgaaggaaaaaGACATATAATCTACATTACCAAAATCAtaacaatataaaaattaaagaaaattttgaaaaataatattgatcataagtttttgaaaaataactTTGGTCAGAAAATGATTGGAGTCTATGGTATAGATTCCAACCTTTGATTACTACGTACCTCAACTAAAACCAAGAATCGAAATTCTCCATCTTTTTTCGGAATTAACATAATTAAGCATCGTACGTcctattaatttaaaaaatatgctCAATATTAATTTAGTGACGTTATGATAGTGTTGTCAATGTCATTTATATAATCTGTAATTGTTCACTTGGCGAATCGGATAAGAAGAGAACCTGAACGTCGGGGCAGAAGTGATAAATAAGGTACGGCCAATGAGTTAAATGTGTAATTCTTGCATGATGTGGTATTGCAACTCTACAATCTGATATCCCAACTAATTAATCGGTGGTCAACATTTACAATGCCCAAGTCATTATTAATACTAGTGCACCGTTGTACGCGTCGTgtgtttgtataatatttttttataatttatttgatttatatttaaatgaaaatcaaaatataattataaaaaataatgagaGACTaactttgatatataaatttaaaaataaattaaaaaataaaagaataaaaaaagatCTCAATAAGAATTGAACCTAAAACTTAAACCCCAAGAAATAATGACTCTATccgctgaactacatataacttgcattaaacttttaacattttattaatatatataattattaaaatagaccatgacaccaaagttagttactctaagtgtctcgtacttaataaaatattatagaaaTATATATGAGTGAATGTTATAACCAGTGGGAATGTTTCGATTACTTTATTCGGTAGCCACAATTACTAAACTctagtgtgtatatatattaatttaatcgAATATTCGAGTTGTATACGTATCGGATATTCGGGTCGAGTATTTGTAAGATTCATTAGGAATCACCTCCATCCTCATACCCGAAAATTTCATGTCTGATTATCCATTTATTTAACTGAGTAAAAAATCTTCTCTATACCCTCGTCCATTTGGATTGAGTATCAGATTATCCGTTAAGTTTGGAGAAAATTGTATCCCTAATTGTATTCTATTTTGAAATtactaaatataaaaaataatattaatcacctttcatcccaataaattttttatattgaaaATTAATCAAGTCATTCACATTGAAGTTCAAAAATTACGGATTATTTAACGTGATAGAACGAGATTAATGCCTGAACAAAAAGATTaattgtacatatatataaaccgGGAAAATGTGATATCATCACAAACCCCGAGCCCCAACTGTCAGGATATTACACAGGTAACACTTCGGAGGTCAATGTTTTAATACGCTACATCCGATCGAGCTTAATGTTGATGGATGACATTATTTTGTATGTCATATATTGGAATTATTTTAAACTAAAATCTAGATTTTGACGttgagatattttttttaattgcattGTTTTTACCAATAATtaaatacttttattttaaaatgtctgATTCACCGTTCTTATTACATGCATgcatttaaatgtatttttcgaACAAAATAGTTTACAAAAAAGAtttcataataatatttaatatagcACGAGTCGTTTCATAGAACTTGTTATCTTCAATCTTCGATCTTGTTTCTAAACTGTTATCTTCGATCTTAACGTGTATGCgtgtgtgtttatatatatatatatatatgaaaaatgtATAGTTTTGTTAATTTTTGAGAATCGAAACTATATATCATAACCCAGATAGAGGTATTAAGCTCTCGGTACAAATAAACAACTTAATTTATATATGTGGTGTAAACTGTTTAACATTTTTTTCGGTAAAACTTGTAATGTTATTAAAGAAGAACAAGATCCTTAATTAGAAAATTTACCAACCAAAAACGAAAATTTCCTAGCAAAAAGAGGCCCTAGAGGGCCGCATTCCCTAATCACAGCACATGGCCCAATGTTGCAAGGAGCTATGATGATCCACGAACCGTCTGATATTCGCCGCATATATTTGTGACGACATAGTTAAGATATTCTTGCGGTCGCGTGATTGCTTGCATTGTTAGTAGAGAGTCTGAAATAATTTAGTATGATCCGGTGATATCCAAATCCCGTCATTGATAGCAGCAAGTTGGGCGTAAGCATTAGAGACGGGTTTATCAATCTTCTTCCCAAAAACCAGCTAAGGTTACCCCTCATAGTTATTAAATTTGGTTGGTCAGATGACTTAATAACATTTAATggcttttttttttggaatttttttgtcaaaatgtaaaGCTAATATGTTAAAAGATTGATGCTATAATTACATCAAGTTTTGTACATTAAGTCTCCGTTTGATACGTGTGATaagataaataaatgattagtaattagagtgattaaaaaatgagatatatggattaatagtatggtggataaataacatggtgtttggtatgattttaaaatgatgtattaattttgtagattttattgcaatgaccaaaatgccccaagtgttaattaaatttgtatttttaaaataattggatagataattaaatatttataattataatttatatttattaaaattaatttaaatatatttattagaaataaatttgtaaatatgcatttactttaataattaaaatagcaataatattttgaatgttaatgttaaataaagttttgtaataattacaatattattgtttttttaaataattataaatattcttaaaataatttaatagataattaaatatttattattataatttacatttattaaaattaatttaaatatatttattagaaatatatttaaaaatattacggtaataattaaacaaaataaattaaaatttaataaatatttattttcataaaagaattaattaacaaaattagaaatttataaaaatttaatttaagatagatttacattacaatttattttctttaaaatgattgaaaataataaaaatatatgaaattaatttataaaaaaatataataaaaatttaaatattatattaatttatcattatcactattcaaaaattatatattatcacACTTTTAAGGAGGTATATTTAATCACACAAATAACATAAATAGTGAGGGCTTTCAATCATAATCAAGGGCCTCCatgctaaattaaaaatgaaccaaacatgagataatggatgattatttaataatcattcCCTTATCATGGCTACCAAACATAGCCTAATACTTACATACATCTCTAATATAACCAAATtaaaatgtaaaataaaaaaataaaataaaattggaaGTCATTgttatctaatttttttttttaagtaatacaaacacatatatgtatatatattattacacTATCATATTTGTAATTCAAGTTTCaacaactaaaaataaaatttaacatgttacaaaattattttaaatctcATTATTCATTCACATGTATTTTTTCACATCATGatcaattcatttaagttcGAGAAAATAGAAATGTTCATTCATTTTTCAATTGATATATGCTAATATAATTTgtacaaattatatttaaaaaaatgaactcATGCATCATAAAATGTCAATTTATGACAATTGATTTTATCTTCTATTTTGGGAGCATAACACACACTATAAACAAATCGAAACCgatatttatgaaaattaacTTTCCTCTCAAAAGAGAgaattttttttgtcaaaaaaagaaaaaaaagaaagagatatctatttttatcaaaattttgcgatatgttgaataaaaatatcaccatATACTGATTATAAATACTAGTATAACGATATATTGATGTACTTTAACATTATTCTATGTTAAATCATATTATTTATCCATCCAATACAATAAGAACCATCAATTTGATCGAAGCCTTCGAAGGAGCcaggatcaaaattttaaatactgAAGTTCTATGTCTAGTTCTTCAAATATCGATTAGTTGGATTTGTATAACTTGGCCCCATcttcaaaatatgatttttcaTTTAGTAGATATATCTCAAGAAATTGACATGAGATGTTATCACTAAGAGTTTTTGCGCTATTCTTAAGCTTTTCGAGCCAATCTGGATATTACTGTTAGATTAATACTTGAAAATTAACGATCTTGAATCGTGCTATATATAAGACGTTCAAGAACCTTTTCGtgccaaaattcaaatttattcGGGTCGACAAATCCAGTCATGCATTAACAAGTCATACACAAAAACAAACACGAAAATTATTTGTCAAATAAAATTAAGTAAACGTCAGCTTTTGGAATCACGTTGCAAATTTAAAGAAATCCTCTccaatatttttgtaaaaaatctTTCAATTTCCCAACTTTAGGATCCTAAAGCCCTATTCAGCCAtataattttagcataaaaactTTCCAGTCCAAAGCAGCTGATTAATACTTGATTTTGGACCTGCAAACAGACGACGCATTCTGAGCTTGAATATAGACAGATATGTCACACGAACTATAGCTGGTCGCCTTTATTTTCAAGAATTTCAGCACCTCCGCCCTGCCTCGGAAGAATGTGGACGAGGTGAAATTCAGGCAGCCGGTGGTATAATCCTCCCAAAAGAACGAATTCGACACCAAATGATCCACTATCACCAGCACTTCTGTCGTGATATTGCGCTGCCCTCGAGCCGGTATCTCGTCCCCCTCTATGGGTGCTTCGGCCGCTGGCGTGCCACGATAACTTATATAAGATGTAGTATTACCAAATCTGAAGCTTCCGTAGTTAGGATTCTTGACATTCACGGTTATTCCTAGCGTGACATTGACCTGAAAAGGATTGAAAAACGAGTTGAAATTGAGTAAAACGACTCGTAGAGTTGTGATCTTGGGCTGTTTTGGTTTGAGGATGGTGAGAAAAAGGATTAGTGTTGTCAAAAAGagagtgatcgtgagaattgTGGTTATGCAGCAGCATATTTTGAAGGTTTTCGGTATCTTTCTAGCGCCCATTTATGATTTTGGCCTCTTTCTCGGTGGGAGAAATGCCGTCTGCTGATGAAAAAAATGATCATACAAACATATTTGGTAGCTTAGCAGTAGCTTTATATTTTATTGTAGTGCTTGTATACTTATGTGAGAAGTTTATTTAaggaaaaattataattttggttATTCAATTTGATCTTTTTCATTTGTTTTCATGTTGCATATTTAGTCATGTAAATTGATACTTATTCCCACgtttaatcaatttttttcagaataatcaaatttttttcAGAATACTGACGTGATACTGGAAATTGATGTCGGAAATTGACAAGTGTCTAATGTCATGTCAATACTCCAATGAAAAAGACAAAAAGTGAAGTgaaaaaatctcaatttatagGACTGAAACTATAACTTAAAAACTTACGtgacaaaataaaaaatgataaagTTAAAAGGaccaaaattataatttctcatttattTAAACAACATCCCATAAATAGCTCAATCAAGATGCATGGATtttgttaagattggaactttgACTTAAGTCAAACCCAAAAGTTAGCTCAAGGGGGGAGTATtgtccaagaccatatataTAACTCTCagatattttatccaaccgatgtgggacaactaaCATACCCCTCACGTCCAGAAATAAACATAtggagcgtgaagtttacaaatgatgCTACTGTGACGGAAGTTGGGAAAAAATGGATGGGATAGTTTCTATGCAAATTTAATTGATTGGATGGTTAATTTCGAGGTGTGAGTGAAATTTAACTCATTAGGCACAAATGgtcaaactttaatattaagTGAGTCTCTTTGTGCAAGTTGTGAACACTATGTGTTACAGATATGTGACAAATCCAGACAAGGGGTTGAAAACGGTCCAAGTAGAAGGCCCCGAAATTTATTGTAAATCACATCAACAAAATGagtcatttttatttaaaagtaaataatagagaacaataattataattatataaattgatTAGTTTTGTTAAAAATTGATTAGTttcgatttttctttttcttcgcTTCTTCTTCGTTTCGATTTCTCTTTTTCTTGCAAAGTTACGAAAAGCCTTGAACAGAGAGGGAATGTTGTCTAATAATTGTTGgggttttttaattaaatattataaatgtaagaaaatattataattttaatcacGTAATTTTAGTCTTACCACTTGTAAAAGTTtgatttcataaaaaaaatatgtaaaaaacCCACATTTTAACAAATTATAGGACTAAAACCTAAAACATGTTAACTTAATTACAAGACATAAATTATAATTCTTCTTAAATTTTAAGATAATTTACCATGAGAGTTCAACTATATATAACAATTAGTGGAATGATTCCTCGGATTTCTTAGATTCTGGACTCTCatgttggatctcgattttctcgtgccccaaacgcagcggaagtttaaaattttttttttattttgacaatcaaaataagtTTTGTTTGGGCACTTGTATGGTTTATTAAATCAACAATCAAAGGGCGTTaaaattttatacctttggtgattaaattacttggctccaactaatccggtattacggatctagctcttgatgaacccctacgaactttcttcaaaagCTCCTTTGTTTATTCTTCTAATTAGATTTACGATTAGATGGTTTGATCCTCTTCTAAATTACACTAGAAAATTTAGAAGAAATTTTGTGTTGGAGATCAAAacttgagagacggctcaaccttttctttcaaaaattgtggccgaaatttttaggTCTTTGGGAAAGGGAATTTCGAAATTCTCATGTGGCGGCGGCTAGGGTTATGCCTTGCTTACccctatttataattaagtcatcacttaataatcataattaacattaatggacttgattaattaaatgggctagtccaactagtttaattaattaataaaatttcattaagaactttaattatttagtatgttggacttgtaatCCAActagcccattaaacatacttcccaccaattttaatttaatatttgataaactcaacttttgagattaataaattaaaatcgattataaattcaacatttgaatttaatatttaaattataaattcaactccttgaatttattctcccaaaatttaattatcataaattcaactccttgaatttactatatcataatataaattcaacatctTGAATTAATTCTCTCTCAACgtgaacaaacgatccagtgcttgtgtgaccctcaatggttaaGGGATACAggtagtcgtgggttcacaactccttgtcattcaggacataatcttttattcgggcttatccTTAATTGCCTCATTcaatgtatcaacaattgatcatgagaatgtcagaaatcatatttctgattaaacccatcgaaccatggtgagagcgtctagtagtatcgccccatgattccctaggtatcactgatagtgcctgcaagaaccagtcgattatgattagcgtacagtacggtcccttcatctcatatatcccgatcgaatctgcaaccattggttcaccgagggttgcatattaattcgatagctatgtgataactataaatagtgACATCGCATGTAcagttggagaactccttctctaacttACATCTCATattctggccagagatttcacgcactattatttcatcagatcacataggatgtccacacccgcaggtgagcggtgaatccccgactacaatgcactggctcctatatgtgtcgtaactgtacccaacctcgccacctgatgactctcatgGAGCCGATAAACGAGTCAATGCACAGTCcaagcatatagagcctcaatgttgtcccgggtcataaggactaatggtgtacaatcataatcacGGACTTattctctcgatgaatgataatcatttggaaagttcgagggaagattgttcggtataatcatcatatgactacccatctgcatgtttggacatctttatgcccttaccaagaaacgcagtacacaacatcacagatgctagtctcgagctcaagcgacctttatccatgttttaggcggctgaatcgactaggaacgaatttagatcatacagtgtttacaaacgagtttcaacatcgaattacgattcatttgtattaaagtataatcaaggtctttatctatgtttgataacatgggtatacagataaaaaaataacaaaccatgaaataatgaattatattaaaataaagattgttaattacaactgagtcaataaaatccctagccaacagttggcttgcagggcatctactctaatatCTCATACTCCATTGAACCGAGTTTcaagaaaaatgtttttttttttaatataacaaACCGAGGAAGGAAATAAGAAATTTACATTCCTATTACAATTTGAGGGACCAAAATAACGATATGCGCCAAATGCTTGACATCCGATGAATAACCAATCTACATTTCACGCTCTTTTTAACAACTACAAGAACAAGGAAGGAATTCCACACGTTtctccaaaaaaaatttaacacaAAAGTACTTTCCCCTTAAATTTATGCCTCATCTCCTCGTACTGATTTACTTTCAGTTGGCATGCTTCACATTGGTCAGATTTAAGTTCTATACCTGTCGTATGCAAGTCAAACAAGTATCATTTACCTCCTACTCATACAACCAGACTGACATTAACAATTGCACATGGAAAAAGATGAATCCGACATCATAAAATTAAGCCAACTCTCTTATTCCTTTCTTTCCAATTGAAATTACTCAAAACAAGCATTCCTTAATGGAACAAATTTATAAACAACACTTTCTACATTTCACCATAGTAACCATTTCCATTTTCGCATTCGCTCGGAGAAATGTGGACCGAGAACATGATTCCGATCCAATCCACACCGGAAAACAGAACCATGCATCGGCAACACACGGCCCGATACTACGCTCACCGTGTGAAAGAAAGCCTCACCACCCGAGTTTCGAAACTTATCTGCAccattgttttggcacttcttttcATAGCGGGCATCATTTCATTCATCCTGTGGCTTAGTTTACGCCCCCACCGTCCCAGAGTCCACATCGAAGAATTCTCGATCCCCGCGTTGGCCCAAGACAGCGGGTTCCAGAACATGCAGATAATCTACAACGTCACGGCCCGGAATGCGAACCAGAATATTGGTGTTTACTATGATTCAATGCAGTTGacagtttattaccaagatcaGAGCATAGGCGGTTCGCCGGGGTTGTCTTCGTTTTATCAGGAGCCGAAAAATACAACCATTGTCGCCGGAACACTAAGCGGAGCCACCCTAACGGTGACTAGCGAGCGGTGGCAGCAATTCATGGCGGCCAGATCTCAGGGCCAGGTGGTTTTCCGGCTCGATGTCGTGTCTGTTATACGGTTCAAGATATCGAGTTGGGATAGTAAGCACCATAAGATGCACGTGGATTGTCCGGTCGGAGTAGGAGCGGATGGCTTGATATTGCCGATTTATAAGGATAAAAGGTGTCCGGTTTATTTcagttaaatttaatttatgtatAATGGAGACGTAATCCTCTTTACggctttaaatttattttgatgcGAACATTCTGATAACTATGTctacattttaatttttaattgatgatttagtatttatatttttttagttgTTATGTAAATTCAAATCATCTATATTTATGagtaaattaaatcatgaaaaATTGTGTTCCGGAATACATGATTTTATCGAAAAGGGGAGAATTCGGTACTCAACTTGAATAGAGGAAGATATGGAAAATTTTTTGGACCCGATTAAATAATTAGTATTTAACATGAAATTTTTTGGAGTGCATGACGTGCCAGGTACCAAACGACATCAGTTGAAAACGGATGAAAGATGTGAATATAATAAATGAGGATAAAAACAGATGATATGTAATATAACCCGAATCCAAATCATCGTCATGTATAAAAATGACCTACCATAATTCCTCTTTTTGCATGTGAAACTTAAGTTTTGAttcttttattatattttagaaTTTCACCATATAATTATGGGAATTCTGATTTGGTAACTTCTAATTTTGGATTTTAATCCATTAAATTGTCAAATTTTGGTTTTGatacatttaaatttgattttcaactatttttttgtcaaatttctgaCATGAAGTTTGACAATTTAGTAATTTTCGATGTCACATCAGTAATTTGAACAAAATAATATGAAAAATTAAAGTTTGTGTATTAAAATCAAACTATAAAATCCGAGTGGACTAAAACTTAAGATTGAACAAGTTAAGTTGAGTAAAACACAAAATTGAACTAGTAAGTTGATTAAAAGAACTATTTTTCctacaattattattttaaatatgaatttctATCACTTCCTAAAAATAGAGAAAACTATTATTAAGGTACAAGGATTTTGGCCAATATTATGTTTTGGTTCATTAAGTTTTTCAAATTGGTTTATATaaactaaaatttaatttttagctAATTTGGTCTAATTGCTGATGTGATATCGGAAAAGTAAGAATTTTTCTGATATCACGTATTTTTCAATATCATGTCAGTATTTTATGGTGTCACGACGGCTCTTCGATGAAATACGACTTAAAgcaaaaaaaaccaaaaacaaaATGACCGAATAAAACCAATCTTCAAAAATTTAGTAGACCAAAATTCAATCTAATAAAAGTTAGTGGATTAAAGTTATTTTCTTGTACTAGACAAGGTCACAAACAAGATAAAAACATcacgaaaaaaaatatttgttgttaAACACTTTCATTCAATTATATAATTTGAGTGGAGGATTGATTGCAAGAGCGCCTCGTGAATTTTCATAATCTTCCTGGAGAGATTTCTTGCggtataaatatttttgtacATAAAAAATGAATGAGAAAATCTAatcttatttataataatataattagtGCTGGTAACACCAATTAGATCGAATAATAAATGGTAATATAAAAGTAATCATGATTTAGAGATTAAAATTGCgaccaaatttcataaaaaatcatTAGTAGAAAATACACACAACGTAGCTTATAACCCCATTAATCGTATATATGCTAGGGAACCATAGTATTTTTCCCCAGGTCGTTTCTTACTTCAATCTATTGGACAGACAAGGTTTTCGTTTGTTAATGACAAACAAAACACACACTGTTtgggatttaaaaaaaaaacaagtagAAAGAAGTATATGCATGCTTGCAAGTAATACCTACCTTTCCATTTGGCCAGAACAGTAATTCATCATAGGAACTCAAGCAATCAGTTTTTCAATGTAAAAGAAAAGAACAAGTTCGAGGTTGAAATCAGATATAAATGTTAGAGTACGTAATAGCTAATATTTGGATCACTTAGATTGCCTCAACGCAGGCTGCATTCCTCTGAAATGTACCATGCTAGGTCTATAGCCCACACATTTATTTCCTGATGGTGCAAATACGATACATCTGCCTTTTCCAGATTTAATATCATACTCGAACATATTTCTCCCCATGTCAAAAAATGTCAATATATTGTCTGTTATATAAACACTTCCGTATTCCATGAACTTTGGATGATCTTTCAACATTGACGATGCCAGCGGAATAACAATTTTCTGGTCACCCCATTTGCACTTTTTGTAATCTTCCAATATCCATGCATGAATCTGTTCATGTACAACTTTGGTAATGGAGATCTTTGTGTTCCATTGTGCAATCTGGACATTATTCCAATCTGGAAATAAGCGAGATGGGATTGTAACCTCTTTAAATTGTTCGGTGGCCACGTTGAGGCAGATTACTCCCGGATCACCAGCCGTAAAAAGTCCAAATGTATAAAAGACATCACCGACGAAACGAACTCTTAATTTTCCAGCAGGATTTTCATAGTGCAAGTTAGTAGGAACATCGAGAGGCCTCCAAGCAGAATCGGTCCCAATTGTTAGAACTTCAAAACCTAGCCAGTTTGTTGTTTTGTCCAAGTGATAAGACACCAGCTT includes:
- the LOC142522884 gene encoding NDR1/HIN1-like protein 26 yields the protein MWTENMIPIQSTPENRTMHRQHTARYYAHRVKESLTTRVSKLICTIVLALLFIAGIISFILWLSLRPHRPRVHIEEFSIPALAQDSGFQNMQIIYNVTARNANQNIGVYYDSMQLTVYYQDQSIGGSPGLSSFYQEPKNTTIVAGTLSGATLTVTSERWQQFMAARSQGQVVFRLDVVSVIRFKISSWDSKHHKMHVDCPVGVGADGLILPIYKDKRCPVYFS
- the LOC142522044 gene encoding F-box protein At5g65850-like, yielding MSTPGNDSEEMDWLPHELITEILSWLTVQSLLRFKTVCKLWRDTIQEQNFTNLHMIRFALIYPEIMWEEDPVEPNSYNNTESFSIVSSLNGLLLERCSSTNKYRIRNPSTKYILHLPSPKHIEQAMSMRFVSKAKEYKLVSYHLDKTTNWLGFEVLTIGTDSAWRPLDVPTNLHYENPAGKLRVRFVGDVFYTFGLFTAGDPGVICLNVATEQFKEVTIPSRLFPDWNNVQIAQWNTKISITKVVHEQIHAWILEDYKKCKWGDQKIVIPLASSMLKDHPKFMEYGSVYITDNILTFFDMGRNMFEYDIKSGKGRCIVFAPSGNKCVGYRPSMVHFRGMQPALRQSK